The Microcoleus sp. FACHB-831 region ACATCTCTAAAAGCCGCTGCTTGCTCGCCTTCCAAGTTAAAAGATTTATAGTCAGAGTCATATAAACCAGCGACTCTCGGATATCTCTGATAGTAAGTGGCTGGATTGAAGCGATTCTCGGCGGGGAAGAAACCCAACCCTTCGCCTTGGCTAACAGTAGGGCGAATGCCTTTGGATAATAGTCGGTAGCCTTCAGAAGCGACAATACCGTTGTAAGTTACATCAAGGCGACCGCTGTTAAAAGCTCGCGATCCATCCGCCCACACAATCAATTGTGGTAGTTGATCTGAGGTTAAAAGTTGCCGCAGCACGAACTTTACAACTTGAGCTGTAGCACCGTTAACTCCAAAGTTATAGATTTTTATCCCTCGATACCCTTGAGCCGCTAAGCCTTGCTGTAGTACTGCTGGATCGACTCCCTGCAAAGCCCTAGAACTTCCCACAACTAAGACATCTGGAGTGCCTGAAGTAACTAAGTGCTGTTGATAGACTGCTAGTTGTTTGTCTAGTTGCTTGGTATTAAAAGTGGGGTAAGGAGATGAAGCTCTTTGGGCGACTTGTTTGTTAGTAATGGCTGTTAGCGCAGTGGGTGATAGAGCAGTTGCCTGACTAGCAGGCAGCTCTTTTGCCGATAGCAGGGTCGATAGAAGCGCTAAACAAAATGCCCATTTTTTCATACACTATCGCAAGTAGTTTCCTTAAAAAACTACCACATTAGAATTAAAATTTAACCAATGAATAAGTTATATTTTTTGAATTTTTAGCGAAAATTGAATCTAAAGGGAAAGTGTTGGGCTTAGTTAGCCCAAGCGTTTTTTCACCTTAGAATTAGAGCCAATTTGGGTATATAAAAAGTGATTTTACACAAATCACGCTGCATTACTACCCTTTATTCACAATCCGCTGCTGATATTCCTGCTCAGTCATCATATCTCCTGTATTCTCAACACGATCTAAAAACACGATGCCATCTAGATGGTCATATTCATGTTGGAATATCCGAGCTACAAAATCTGTTAATTCTCTCCGATGCAGTTCCCCATCGCGGCTGGTGTATTCAACCTCAATTGCCTGATACCTTGGAACTAACGCACGAATCCCAGGAATGCTGAGACAACCTTCCCAATCCTTAACAATCTCTGCTGAGTGAGAAACGATCTTAGGATCGATCATGGCAGTCGGTTCCATTGTCGGGGCGTGGGGATACCTGGGACTGGGGCGCGATGCCACAATGAACAAGCGAATTGATTGCGAGACCTGGGGTGCTGCTATGCCAACGCCATTCGCAGATATAGCTGTGGCGATTAAGTCATCAATCAGTTTTTGAATTCGTTCATCGCGAACATTTTGAATAGGTCGCGCTTGTCGTCGCAGGACGGGATTGCCTAGTTGAGAGACTTGAAGGATTTCGCTCATGGTGTGGTGTGGTTGAAGTGGGCGATCGCTCTGCCCGGAGTGGGACATATCGCTTGTGTTCAATAGATAATACTATTCTGCTCTAAGCGTGAGGTGAGCCGTGGATACTGCCCTTGAACAGCTCTGGAGCCAGGTTCTGGAGCGTTTACAGCTACAATTGAGTCGCCCCACTTTTGAAACCTGGATTAAGACTGCCAGCGCCCAGCAGTTGGAAAATAACTGCTTGGAGATTTGTACTCCCAATCCCTTTGCCCGGAATTGGTTGCAGAAGTATTACATCAAAACTATTGCTGATGTAGTGCAAGATATCGTGGGGCATCCGGTGGAAATTCACATTACGGTAGCCCAAGGCAATGATAGCTCTAATGTTATTGAAGAGGGGCTTTCTTGGTCGCTGCCGCTTGAAACTAATATTACAGAAACTACACCCAGTAATCGACCAAGGCCAAGCGAATTAAATCCTAAATACGTTTTTTCGCGCTTTGTTGTCGGTTCAAATAATCGCATGGCTCATGCTGCCTCGTTAGCTGTAGCAGAATCTCCAGGGCGTGAATTTAACCCTTTATTTTTATGTGGGGGCGTTGGTTTAGGCAAAACTCATTTGATGCAGGCAATAGGTCATTATCGCTTAGAAATTAGCCCCGATTCTAAAATATTTTATGTTTCAACCGAACAATTTACTAATGACTTAATTGCCGCTATTCGTAAAGATAGTATGCAGAATTTCCGCGAACACTACCGCGCCGCTGATGTGCTGTTAGTAGATGACATTCAATTTATTGAAGGCAAAGAGTACACCCAAGAAGAATTTTTTTATACTTTTAACACTTTACACGAAGCCGGGAAACAAGTAGTAATTGCTTCAGATCGGCCTCCCAATCAGATTCCGCGCTTGCAAGAACGTCTTTGCTCTCGCTTTTCTATGGGTTTGATTGCTGATGTTCAGCGTCCCGATTTGGAAACGCGGATGGCAATTTTGCAAAAAAAAGCAGAATATGAAAATATGCGCTTGCCTAGAGCAGTAATTGAATATATTGCCACTAATTATACCTCTAATATTAGAGAGTTAGAGGGAGCTTTAATAAGAGCTGTAGCTTATATTTCGATTTCCGGCTTGCCAATGAATGTGGAAAATATCACGCCTATTTTAAATCCACCAGTTGAAAAGGTACAAACTTCCCCCGAAGCAGTTATGATGACTGTGGCAGAAGTATTGAAGATTTCTATTGAGGATTTGAAAGGTAATTCTAGACGGCGAGAAATTAGCTGGGCCAGACAAATTGGAATGTACTTGATGCGCCATCACACGGCTCTTAGTTTACCGAGAATTGGCGAGGAATTTGGCGGTAAAGACCATACGACGGTGATGTATAGCTGCGAAAAAATTAGCCAATTGCGCGATAAAGATGGTGATGTGGCTAAAATACTGTGTCAATTGAGCGATCGCATTAATATGTTGGGTAGAATCCAACAAAAATCCTGAGTTCTTCATCGCCTCATTTTACTTAAATTAACCAAATTCGAGGCGATATTAAGCACGGTCAGATCTGT contains the following coding sequences:
- the def gene encoding peptide deformylase, encoding MSEILQVSQLGNPVLRRQARPIQNVRDERIQKLIDDLIATAISANGVGIAAPQVSQSIRLFIVASRPSPRYPHAPTMEPTAMIDPKIVSHSAEIVKDWEGCLSIPGIRALVPRYQAIEVEYTSRDGELHRRELTDFVARIFQHEYDHLDGIVFLDRVENTGDMMTEQEYQQRIVNKG
- the dnaA gene encoding chromosomal replication initiator protein DnaA; the protein is MDTALEQLWSQVLERLQLQLSRPTFETWIKTASAQQLENNCLEICTPNPFARNWLQKYYIKTIADVVQDIVGHPVEIHITVAQGNDSSNVIEEGLSWSLPLETNITETTPSNRPRPSELNPKYVFSRFVVGSNNRMAHAASLAVAESPGREFNPLFLCGGVGLGKTHLMQAIGHYRLEISPDSKIFYVSTEQFTNDLIAAIRKDSMQNFREHYRAADVLLVDDIQFIEGKEYTQEEFFYTFNTLHEAGKQVVIASDRPPNQIPRLQERLCSRFSMGLIADVQRPDLETRMAILQKKAEYENMRLPRAVIEYIATNYTSNIRELEGALIRAVAYISISGLPMNVENITPILNPPVEKVQTSPEAVMMTVAEVLKISIEDLKGNSRRREISWARQIGMYLMRHHTALSLPRIGEEFGGKDHTTVMYSCEKISQLRDKDGDVAKILCQLSDRINMLGRIQQKS